One window from the genome of Amycolatopsis sp. NBC_01480 encodes:
- a CDS encoding penicillin acylase family protein, with protein sequence MWRVGANRAPDLWRVPFDPKHPATTPSTLNSDSAGVRQALAEAVQGMADLDVPLDAPLSAAQQTTVGGPAVPVPGCTGAEGCYNVVGRADPLGADGRFAPVTFGSSFVMATELTAAGPRTSTLLTYSESADPTSPHHNDQTVLFSRKQWVAERYSEDQIRRSPQLRTAVVAGR encoded by the coding sequence TTGTGGCGGGTCGGCGCGAACCGTGCGCCCGACCTGTGGCGCGTGCCGTTCGACCCGAAGCACCCGGCGACGACGCCCAGCACCCTTAACTCGGACAGCGCCGGCGTCCGGCAGGCCCTCGCCGAGGCGGTGCAGGGGATGGCGGACCTCGACGTCCCGCTCGACGCGCCGCTTTCCGCCGCCCAGCAGACCACGGTCGGCGGGCCGGCGGTCCCGGTGCCCGGCTGCACCGGCGCGGAGGGCTGTTACAACGTCGTCGGCCGGGCCGACCCGCTCGGCGCCGACGGCCGTTTCGCACCGGTGACGTTCGGTTCGAGCTTCGTGATGGCGACCGAGCTGACCGCCGCCGGCCCGCGCACGTCGACGCTGCTCACGTACTCGGAGTCCGCCGATCCGACCTCGCCGCACCACAACGACCAGACGGTGTTGTTCTCCCGCAAGCAGTGGGTGGCCGAGCGCTACAGCGAGGACCAGATCCGCCGTTCGCCGCAGCTGCGGACGGCGGTGGTGGCGGGGCGCTAG
- a CDS encoding LacI family DNA-binding transcriptional regulator, with product MRRVSLADVAKAAGVAKATASRALSAEQHDVGAATRARIQEVAADLGYRPNRAAQSLRTGRRQLLGAVVPTGVHGWEPILRGAAEQARKRGYHLILHTVGPDFDGRRLAEDLTGLTIDGVLLIGLERSVPTPSHEDGHPLPAVLVDEELTHADGTIVRTALWTAGRTAARRLLDEGRTSLAVLVPPVRTASTTALAQGFRDTCAEAGHPVPDARVLSLDPAETVDLRSFLRPVDGLFAGTGPLAVTALRALRRMKASVPRDVSVIAYGDGDLLRHAEPPVTVLRLPHELLGARAVDVLVDTIEQVIAPPVMVELAAELVVRGSTAP from the coding sequence ATGCGGCGTGTGTCGCTCGCGGATGTCGCGAAGGCAGCGGGGGTGGCCAAAGCGACCGCGTCGCGCGCGTTGTCGGCCGAGCAGCACGACGTCGGCGCGGCGACGCGGGCGAGGATCCAGGAGGTCGCCGCGGACCTGGGCTACCGGCCGAACCGGGCCGCCCAGAGCCTGCGCACCGGGCGGCGGCAATTGCTCGGCGCCGTCGTTCCGACCGGCGTCCACGGCTGGGAGCCGATCCTGCGCGGCGCGGCCGAACAGGCCCGGAAACGGGGCTATCACTTAATTCTGCACACCGTCGGACCCGATTTCGACGGCCGGCGGCTGGCTGAGGACCTGACCGGGCTCACCATCGACGGGGTGCTCCTGATCGGCCTGGAGCGCTCCGTACCCACCCCCTCGCACGAGGACGGCCACCCCCTGCCCGCCGTCCTGGTCGACGAAGAGCTGACCCACGCCGACGGCACCATCGTGCGCACCGCGTTGTGGACCGCCGGCCGCACCGCCGCCCGCCGGTTGCTGGACGAAGGCCGGACGTCGCTGGCCGTGCTGGTCCCGCCCGTGCGCACGGCGAGCACCACGGCGCTGGCGCAGGGATTCCGCGACACCTGCGCGGAGGCCGGCCACCCGGTCCCGGACGCCCGGGTGCTGAGCCTCGATCCGGCGGAAACCGTTGACCTGCGGTCGTTCCTGCGTCCCGTCGACGGCCTGTTCGCCGGCACGGGGCCGCTGGCCGTGACCGCGTTGCGGGCGTTGCGCCGGATGAAGGCCTCCGTCCCGCGAGACGTGTCGGTGATCGCTTACGGCGACGGTGACCTGCTTCGCCACGCCGAGCCCCCGGTCACGGTCTTGCGGCTGCCCCACGAACTCCTCGGCGCCCGGGCGGTCGACGTGCTCGTCGACACGATCGAGCAGGTCATCGCGCCGCCGGTGATGGTCGAGCTGGCCGCCGAGCTGGTCGTACGGGGCTCGACCGCGCCGTAA
- a CDS encoding GntP family permease: protein MGEHTWFLLVLLVAAIGLLVTLINSRLRLHPFVALLVVSLVAGLAAGEPAGSVAKSMETGAGDILGNVGVTLALGTMLGRLLADSGATDRIAATVVARSTPRTLPWLMTLAAFIIGIPMFFEVGLIVLLPLVFSVAERLRLSGAAKTSSYTLLATPTIAALATLHGMVPPHPGPLIAVSGLHADLGKTILVGLVCAVPTVILAGPVFGRWLSARLSIEPDRALVDQFTHRGALEERDGGRDLAGAGVPAREAGTGTRRRAVPTRTAVVAILVPVALMLLRTLAEIVLPNGNGVRSAAVLLGEPVIAMLAGFLFALFALALLRGRDGESVRRSLADSLKPVVGILLIIGGGGAFNEVLQDSGISDAVGSAAAGLSISVLVLGWLLALILSASTGSATVGIVSSTGIVAPLLTAGGSWYTSMVVVAIGAGSIGLNYVNHAGFWLVKESFGMSMGQATKLHTTVQTLVSVLGLVMLLVLNLFV, encoded by the coding sequence TTGGGCGAGCACACGTGGTTCCTGTTGGTGCTCCTGGTGGCGGCCATCGGGCTGCTGGTGACGTTGATCAACTCGCGGTTGCGGCTGCACCCCTTCGTCGCGCTGCTGGTGGTGTCGCTGGTCGCGGGCCTGGCCGCCGGGGAGCCCGCGGGCTCGGTCGCCAAGTCGATGGAGACCGGGGCGGGCGACATCCTCGGCAACGTCGGCGTCACGCTGGCGCTGGGCACGATGCTCGGCCGCCTCCTCGCCGATTCCGGGGCCACGGACCGGATCGCGGCCACGGTGGTGGCCCGGTCGACGCCGCGGACGCTGCCGTGGCTGATGACGCTGGCCGCGTTCATCATCGGGATCCCGATGTTCTTCGAGGTCGGCCTGATCGTGCTGCTGCCGCTCGTGTTCAGCGTCGCCGAGCGGCTCCGGCTGAGCGGCGCGGCCAAGACCTCGTCCTACACCCTGCTCGCGACGCCGACCATCGCCGCGCTGGCCACCCTGCACGGCATGGTGCCGCCGCATCCCGGCCCGCTGATCGCGGTGTCCGGGCTGCACGCCGACCTGGGCAAGACCATCCTGGTCGGCCTGGTCTGCGCCGTGCCGACGGTGATCCTCGCCGGTCCCGTCTTCGGCCGCTGGCTCTCGGCCCGGCTGAGCATCGAGCCGGACCGGGCCCTGGTGGACCAGTTCACCCACCGCGGCGCCCTCGAGGAGCGCGACGGCGGACGCGACCTGGCCGGGGCCGGCGTGCCCGCGCGGGAAGCCGGCACCGGCACCCGCCGCCGGGCGGTGCCGACGCGGACCGCGGTCGTGGCCATCCTGGTGCCGGTCGCCCTGATGCTCCTGCGGACGCTGGCCGAGATCGTCCTGCCGAACGGCAACGGGGTCCGCTCCGCCGCGGTGCTGCTCGGCGAGCCCGTCATCGCCATGCTGGCCGGTTTCCTGTTCGCGCTGTTCGCCCTCGCCCTGCTGCGCGGCCGCGACGGCGAGTCCGTCCGGCGGTCCCTCGCGGACAGCCTGAAGCCGGTCGTCGGCATCCTGCTCATCATCGGCGGCGGCGGCGCGTTCAACGAGGTGCTGCAGGACTCGGGCATCAGCGACGCGGTCGGCTCCGCGGCCGCCGGGCTCAGCATCAGCGTGCTGGTGCTCGGCTGGCTGCTGGCGCTGATCCTGTCCGCCTCCACCGGCTCGGCGACAGTCGGGATCGTGTCCTCGACCGGCATCGTCGCGCCCCTCCTGACGGCCGGCGGCAGCTGGTACACCTCGATGGTCGTGGTCGCCATCGGCGCCGGCTCGATCGGCCTGAACTACGTCAA